The nucleotide window TCCAGGCGCGACTCTTCCGTATCCTCATTCAGGTTGGCCCTGAAGGGATCGGCATCGCCCGGCTCACATGCCCTGAGCTCGGGGGTTGGTGTATTCGGATCAGCAATGGCAATGAACTGGTCCTGAGGAATACAGATGGTCCACCTTTGCCTGCGATCGTAATTCTGGAACGACGCCTGAACATGGTAGAAGTGGCGTTCCGAGGTGGTAATGTTCAGCCGTGTCTGGAGGTAATAATCGTCAACCAGGATGTCAGGGTCCTGGTCCGCACCCAACTTGCCGTTCTTGCGCGCGTCTTCCTCGTCAACGCCATCGACAACGCCGGCTCTAAAATCGAGATCATAGTCGTTGCTGATTGCAAGATTGCTGTCGTAGTTGAACGTGTTCATATCGTACCCGTCATGAAACGGGTAGACCTTGTTGTCGTCTACCTGCTCATCGAAGCCATCTGACCTGCGTTTTTCATAGGCCAGACGCCACCTGTACTCTTCAATGGCGTCGCCCACTGAGCCAAATGCCCGCCGGTAACCCCGCGAACCCGAGATGGCGCGCAGTTTAATGCCAGCGGTGTCCTCGGGTGCATGGGTAATGATGTTGATGGTTCCGAGGAACGCGTTGATGCCATAGGCTGCGCTGTTGGGGCCGCGGCTGATCTCGATCCGCTCAATCAGTTCCAGCGGTACCGGCATGGTGTTCCAGTCCATATCCGACAGGCTGGGGGTATAGGCGGTGCGACCGTCAACCTGAACCTGCAGCCGGCGCTGCTCATAGTGTACGGTTCCGTGGTAACTTGTTACCGGCTGGTTACTGCCTACCGAATTTACTGTCATGCCTGGTACCAGGCGGAAAACCTCGACCAGGTTCATGATGCCGAGATCCCGGATCATGTCTCCGGTAATGATGGTGGTTGTGCCAGGAACCCGGGACTTCGGTTGCCTGAGCCGGGTAGTGGTCAGAACCTCGGGGATAGCCGAGTCCGTTTCAAAGGCTTCAGGGGCGTCACTGAGGGCAGCCAGATCGTAGGTTTCGGGAATGTCGTCTGCTGCTTCCGCCGTTGTAGCGGTGGCAATGACGCCAGCCAACAGGATGGGAATCAGGCGAAGACGCATCCGGGAGCGTCCGGGAAGCTCCGGATTTTTAAAGGGATAGTTCGTAACGGACATGGGTGTCGTTTTATACTTTGCCGAGTGTTGGAGTTTTTTTTATGAACTGCCTTATCTTTATCCTAAGTGACAAGATTACATTTGTCTCTCAAAAATGTAATGAATATACGCTAAATGAGTTGTAACACTATGAATTGTTGGGAAATATTGGGTATTGAGCCCACCCGTGACCGGGCCCGGATTGATGCCGCTTACGAGCGGCAGGAGAAGTTTGCTTCTGAGGAGGAGCTGGAACGCTTGCGTCAGGCCTATCGTGAAGCCACTGGCGGCGAGTCTGTCGTGTCCGGGGTCGAACCGGAAAACAGGGAAGAGGCAAACCAGGCTTCGGAGCAGGCCGAACCGGCCGAGCTGGATGCGTCTGAGCAGCAGATTGTGCGGGAAGTGGTTATTCAGATCCGCGCCCTGCTCAATGATTCCCGCCGCAGCAGCGACCCGCAAATCTGGAAGGCCATTCTTGGTGAGCCGCCAGCGGATCAGCCCCGAATAAGGAAAGAAATAGGCCGCGCCCTGGAACAGCAGGTACGGCCGATGGCCGAGAATGGCACGTTCCCGGCGCCTGTGGTGGAGTTTCTGGCAGGTTGGTTTGACTGGTACAGCCTTCGCGATGCGCCTGAACTCCAGGCTGAGGATGAAACTTTTTCCGATAGACCCGATGCAGACCAGGGGCCCCAGGAAGAGTTGCCGCCCCAGATGGTCAACTTCTGGCCTGCGGTCATCGGCTGGATTGTAGGCCTGGCAATCCTGGCGACCTTATTCAGTGGAATGGGCGGAGGTGGCTGACGCCGCCTCGATCTTGCTGCGGTATTTTTGTGCCAGCATGGCACCGACGATGACCTGAATCTGGTTGTAGCACATGATCGGCAGCACAATCATGCCGAACCCGGGATGCCCGGAGAATAACACCTTCGCCATGGGCAGGCCTGACGCCAGGCTTTTCTTGGAACCACAGAACACCACCGCGGCTTCATCTTCCAGGCTGAACCCGAGCCTGCGGACGACAAACATCGCCATCACCATAAAGAACCCGAGCAGTGCAAAGCACAGCGCTATCGCCAGCAGGATGGCGTTCAGGGGCAGGTTTTGCCAGAGGCCGCTGGCAACCGAGTGCGAGAAGGCGGAAT belongs to Marinobacter sp. SS13-12 and includes:
- a CDS encoding TonB-dependent receptor, with the translated sequence MRLRLIPILLAGVIATATTAEAADDIPETYDLAALSDAPEAFETDSAIPEVLTTTRLRQPKSRVPGTTTIITGDMIRDLGIMNLVEVFRLVPGMTVNSVGSNQPVTSYHGTVHYEQRRLQVQVDGRTAYTPSLSDMDWNTMPVPLELIERIEISRGPNSAAYGINAFLGTINIITHAPEDTAGIKLRAISGSRGYRRAFGSVGDAIEEYRWRLAYEKRRSDGFDEQVDDNKVYPFHDGYDMNTFNYDSNLAISNDYDLDFRAGVVDGVDEEDARKNGKLGADQDPDILVDDYYLQTRLNITTSERHFYHVQASFQNYDRRQRWTICIPQDQFIAIADPNTPTPELRACEPGDADPFRANLNEDTEESRLEFEIQDTILFSPDLKLVSGLGYRKDTYRSETFFNGRGNNYQSRVFGNLEYSPFRWLTLNSGGNWEKTTTTDEGYFSPRLAANFILSNNHTLRFVYSRAVRTPDAFEQNPDWSYRPRNVRPPFEAVEGQRFLVEDLVNPATSTLGKTLEEERITSREISYFGQYYLDSSIVSLEVRYFNDQLRDMISGIINEEDWTIDNNVALDQKGFEVEASLDFPGTKLRVSYAYLDQDGRYTGENDRDAGDKQYAIDLLGRLSVRHSGSFAWIQDLPFDLTSSAAFYFADEFRRSQFERADFRLARQVFHTGYSYELALTMQHYLNTVPTLSPDNIIKDHNQFFVEAGVRF
- a CDS encoding J domain-containing protein is translated as MNCWEILGIEPTRDRARIDAAYERQEKFASEEELERLRQAYREATGGESVVSGVEPENREEANQASEQAEPAELDASEQQIVREVVIQIRALLNDSRRSSDPQIWKAILGEPPADQPRIRKEIGRALEQQVRPMAENGTFPAPVVEFLAGWFDWYSLRDAPELQAEDETFSDRPDADQGPQEELPPQMVNFWPAVIGWIVGLAILATLFSGMGGGG